The following proteins are encoded in a genomic region of Scylla paramamosain isolate STU-SP2022 chromosome 40, ASM3559412v1, whole genome shotgun sequence:
- the LOC135092397 gene encoding uncharacterized protein LOC135092397: METGTHRGKPAAMPRVLQLPLVLLLSLSLGDFPTPALAQNDCNAADVVVERGEQHSFPNKEVQILKASMTLFVKTESSFEGIIVSVHGIGGIEYTAWFPAEAECFPHDDTWHQLLAFTEIKKENSTINFGFETGSCLRICKRDKTPLGLWHQRLVAHGTSRWRTKFPPSSCATFNLNTISSPPKLPICKEPPAPVSVMTIIIIAIVVLLFVVGLLVVAVRVIEKKNWLWAKSYTSPNNSPAGQTTCAEGNLQ; the protein is encoded by the coding sequence ATggagacaggcacacacagggGCAAGCCAGCAGCCATGCCAAGAGTCCTGCAGTTGCCACTTGTACTGTTGTTGTCATTGAGCCTGGGAGACTTCCCCACCCCTGCTCTGGCCCAGAATGACTGTAATGCTGCTGATGTAGTTGTTGAAAGAGGAGAACAACACAGCTTCCCTAACAAAGAAGTACAAATTCTCAAAGCTTCCATGACCTTGTTTGTGAAAACAGAGAGTAGTTTTGAGGGCATCATTGTTAGCGTGCATGGAATAGGTGGCATTGAATACACTGCTTGGTTTCCTGCAGAGGCTGAATGTTTCCCTCATGATGACACCTGGCACCAGCTACTTGCATTTactgagataaagaaagagaactcAACTATTAATTTTGGCTTTGAAACTGGATCATGCTTGAGGATATGCAAGAGAGACAAAACCCCACTAGGCCTGTGGCACCAGAGGTTAGTGGCTCATGGCACCTCCCGGTGGCGCACCAAATTTCCGCCCTCCAGCTGTGCCACTTTCAATCTGAACACCATCTCCAGTCCCCCCAAACTGCCCATCTGTAAGGAACCTCCAGCTCCAGTGTcagtgatgacaataataatcataGCAATAGTGGTGTTGCTTTTTGTGGTTGGTTTGCTGGTGGTAGCAGTGAGGGTcatagagaagaaaaattggCTTTGGGCTAAATCAT